The following are encoded together in the Lathyrus oleraceus cultivar Zhongwan6 chromosome 3, CAAS_Psat_ZW6_1.0, whole genome shotgun sequence genome:
- the LOC127127768 gene encoding 1-aminocyclopropane-1-carboxylate oxidase homolog 12, with protein MVVEKSKQLEEFNNLSSEKIAEVKAFDDSKEGVKGLMESGVSKIPRIFHTGKQNIDENSATDIKFNVPIIDLKDIHNNPARRVEVISEIRSACCEWGFFQVINHGISAIVLDGMIEGVRRFHEQDPDVRREFYTRDTSKKVTYFSNGSPFSGQPTNWRDSFGFTISPNPFKPEEIPLLCRDIVIEYSQKINDLGFTMFELLSEALGLNPSFLKDFNCAEGHSIQGHYYPPCPEPELTLGASSHTDADFITILLQDHIGGLQILHEGKWVNVPPIHGALVVNIGDLLRLISNGRFASVYHRVLSKKEGPRISVASFFINSPDPIEGELKIYGPLKELISEETPRIFKDVTIKEFLAHYYTKGLDGKSSLEPFKI; from the exons ATGGTGGTAGAAAAATCAAAGCAATTAGAGGAGTTCAATAATTTAAGTTCAGAGAAAATTGCTGAAGTGAAAGCTTTTGATGATTCAAAAGAAGGTGTCAAAGGTTTGATGGAGTCTGGGGTGTCAAAGATCCCACGCATTTTTCACACTGGGAAGCAGAACATTGATGAAAACTCAGCAACAGACATCAAGTTTAATGTTCCCATTATAGATCTTAAAGACATACACAACAACCCAGCTAGGCGGGTAGAGGTAATTAGCGAAATTCGAAGTGCATGTTGTGAATGGGGATTTTTTCAAGTGATTAATCATGGAATTTCAGCTATTGTCTTAGATGGAATGATTGAGGGAGTTCGTAGGTTTCATGAACAAGATCCTGATGTAAGGAGAGAGTTTTACACACGTGATACAAGTAAAAAAGTTACGTATTTCTCAAACGGATCACCTTTTAGTGGTCAACCTACAAATTGGAGAGATTCATTCGGTTTTACTATTTCTCCTAATCCATTCAAACCAGAAGAAATACCATTATTATGCCG AGACATTGTGATTGAGTATTCCCAAAAAATTAATGATTTGGGTTTCACTATGTTTGAGTTGTTGTCAGAGGCACTAGGACTCAACCCTTCTTTTCTCAAAGACTTTAATTGTGCGGAAGGACACTCTATTCAGGGTCATTACTATCCACCATGCCCTGAACCCGAACTAACTTTGGGCGCTTCCAGTCACACTGATGCCGACTTCATCACAATACTTCTGCAAGACCATATTGGTGGTCTTCAAATTCTTCATGAGGGTAAATGGGTCAACgttcctccaattcatggagcTCTTGTTGTAAACATAGGAGATCTTCTAAGA CTTATCTCAAATGGCAGGTTTGCAAGTGTTTATCATAGAGTCTTATCAAAGAAAGAAGGCCCAAGAATTTCTGTTGCAAGCTTCTTTATAAATTCGCCTGACCCAATTGAAGGTGAATTAAAGATTTATGGTCCTCTTAAGGAGTTAATTTCAGAAGAAACCCCCAGAATCTTCAAAGACGTTACTATAAAAGAATTTTTGGCACATTATTATACAAAAGGCCTTGATGGGAAATCTTCCTTGGAGCCCTTCAAGATTTGA